A single genomic interval of Odontesthes bonariensis isolate fOdoBon6 chromosome 3, fOdoBon6.hap1, whole genome shotgun sequence harbors:
- the arfrp1 gene encoding ADP-ribosylation factor-related protein 1, which yields MYTLLSGLYKYMFQKDEYCVLILGLDNAGKTTFLEQTKTKFSKNYKGMNLSKITTTVGLNIGTIDVGKARLMFWDLGGQDELQSLWDKYYAESHGVIYVIDSTDEERLSESKEAFEQMIGSEALEGVPLLVLANKQDVPSCLSVPDIKTAFSDCAPKIGKRDCLVQPCTALTGDGVNEGIEWMVKCVVRNIHRPPRQKDIT from the exons ATGTACACTTTGTTGTCTGGATTATATAAGTACATGTTCCAGAAGGACGAATACTGCGTGTTGATTCTGGGGCTGGATAACGCCGGGAAGACG ACCTTTCTGGAACAGACCAAAACAAAGTTCAGTAAGAACTACAAGGGAATGAATCTGTCCAAGATCACAACTACAGTCGGCCTGAACA TTGGTACAATCGATGTGGGCAAAGCTCGGCTCATGTTCTGGGATCTGGGAGGCCAGGATGAGCTGCAGTCTCTGTGGGACAAA TACTACGCCGAGTCCCACGGAGTCATCTATGTCATCGACTCCACTGATGAAGAGCGCCTGTCGGAGTCGAAGGAGGCCTTTG AGCAAATGATCGGCAGCGAGGCGTTAGAAGGTGTTCCACTGCTCGTTCTTGCCAACAAGCAGGATGTGCCG AGCTGTTTGTCAGTGCCGGACATCAAGACGGCCTTCAGCGACTGTGCCCCGAAGATCGGCAAAAGAGACTGCTTAGTCCAGCCCTGCACCGCCCTCACAGG GGATGGAGTGAACGAAGGCATCGAGTGGATGGTGAAGTGTGTGGTCAGGAACATTCACCGCCCGCCCAGACAGAAGGACATCACATAG